The following are from one region of the Quercus robur chromosome 1, dhQueRobu3.1, whole genome shotgun sequence genome:
- the LOC126691140 gene encoding protein METHYLENE BLUE SENSITIVITY 1 has protein sequence MTGKAKPKKHTAKEIAAKVDAATTNRGGGKAGRADRSGSEKGGHAKLECPHCKITAPDLKSMQIHHDAKHPKLPFDDSKLVNLHASHVVESSKPRPGVRGSHKN, from the exons ATGACAGGAAAAGCGAAGCCAAAGAAGCACACAGCGAAGGAGATCGCAGCAAAAGTTGACGCCGCAACCACAAACAGAGGAGGAGGAAAAGCTGGTCGGGCTGATAGGTCAGGATCTGAGAAAGGCGGCCATGCGAAGCTTGAGTGTCCTCACTGCAAGATCACAGCTCCGGATCTCAAGTCCATGCAGATCCACCATGATGCTAAGCACCCTAAGCTTCCTTTTGACGATTCCAAGCTCGTCAATCTCCACGCTTCCCATGTTGTTGAGTCCAGTAAACCACGCCCTGGCGTCCGTGGCAGCCACAAGAA TTGA
- the LOC126712827 gene encoding uncharacterized protein LOC126712827, which translates to MGEAQQTAFKRLQQIMMNLPTVQAPIHKRPLLLYLATNSYAIGALIAQEDGGGIEQPIYYISRALKDADTRYPRAERTCLAIVYASQRLRHYFLAYEVWLMTKSHAIKALLQQPILSGRISQWLLQLSQYDLRMGTPRAVKSQAIADLLAQFPGEEEFPLDDEVPGEVAMAEEVKEQWVVKFDGSSTTHSKGVGVVLYREEDKAVALSFKLEFPCSNNTAEYEAYLSGLATALEMGVKHLKVLGDSNLVVRQAKGSFSLKEPSLAPNENRFADALAALGSQIIFKGNSTNIEVSKREESIIEVLKEKFREEQGEGDWRIPIKETLVKGDDATELKILKDYALVKEELYRRMPGEVLSRCVRQEEAQRKLKEIHDKTCGSCGEVSLYHKLQRAGFYWPSMGKDADQVQTQCGTCQLATEREESYAVFISKDWRSPFMQYLTEGVLPQRHSERYKLKRLATRYFLHNMVLFKKGYDEDPLRCLGPEEAKEMIKEVHSGECGEHQGKKKLYRCLL; encoded by the exons ATGGGGGAAGCGCAGCAGACGGCCTTCAAAAGGCTACAGCAGATAATGATGAACCTCCCCACGGTGCAGGCCCCCATTCACAAAAGACCACTGCTACTCTATCTAGCCACCAACTCGTACGCCATCGGCGCACTAATCGCTCAGGAAGATGGAGGTGGTATCGAGCAGCCAATATACTACATTAGTCGCGCCTTAAAAGATGCAGACACTCGTTACCCAAGGGCAGAGAGAACGTGCCTAGCCATTGTATACGCTTCGCAGAGGTTGCGTCACTATTTCTTGGCTTACGAAGTATGGCTGATGACTAAGTCCCATGCCATTAAAGCTCTATTACAACAGCCGATCCTCTCCGGCAGGATATCCCAGTGGTTGCTGCAGTTATCACAATACGACTTGAGAATGGGGACACCTAGGGCAGTGAAAAGTCAGGCTATAGCAGATTTATTGGCGCAGTTTCCAGGAGAGGAAGAATTCCCACTGGATGATGAAGTTCCAGGGGAAGTAGCTATGGCAGAAGAAGTCAAGGAACAGTGGGTAGTGAAATTCGATGGGTCTTCTACTACCCATTCCAAAGGGGTGGGAGTAGTTCTGTATCGTGAAGAAGACAAGGCAGTGGCGCTGTCATTTAAGTTGGAATTCCCCTGTTCAAACAACACGGCGGAGTACGAGGCCTATCTAAGTGGGCTTGCCACGGCGCTCGAAATGGGAGTCAAACATTTGAAAGTACTGGGAGATTCGAACTTGGTTGTCCGCCAGGCCAAAGGAAGCTTTTCCTTAAAGGAGCCTAGCCTAGCCCC AAACGAAAATCGGTTTGCGGATGCGTTAGCTGCACTGGGTTCACAAATAATCTTCAAAGGGAATAGCACTAACATAGAAGTCAGTAAGAGGGAAGAATCCATCATTGAGGTGTTGAAAGAAAAGTTCCGGGAGGAACAAGGCGAAGGGGATTGGCGAATCCCCATAAAAGAAACCTTGGTGAAGGGAGACGATGCAACAGAATTGAAGATATTAAAAGACTATGCCTTGGTAAAAGAAGAGTTGTACCGCAGGATGCCAGGTGAGGTCTTATCCAGGTGTGTGAGGCAGGAGGAAGCccagagaaaattgaaagaaatacacGACAAGACTTGCGGGTCTTGCGGAGAAGTCAGTCTTTACCACAAACTTCAAAGAGCAGGCTTCTATTGGCCAAGCATGGGTAAAGACGCAGATCAAGTCCAAACCCAATGTGGGACCTGTCAGCTTGCGACAGAAAGGGAGGAAAGTTACGCTGTGTTCATTAGCAAGGATTGGAGAAGCCCTTTCATGCAGTACCTAACAGAAGGCGTCCTGCCGCAAAGGCACAGTGAAAGATACAAGCTTAAGAGGTTGGCAACACGTTACTTCTTGCATAACATGgtccttttcaaaaaaggaTATGATGAAGACCCTTTGAGGTGTTTGGGCCCTGAAGAggcaaaagaaatgataaaagaagtaCATTCAGGGGAATGTGGTGAACATCAGGGGAAGAAAAAGCTTTACAGATGCCTGCTGTAG